In Bifidobacterium scardovii JCM 12489 = DSM 13734, the genomic stretch CCGCAAGCTCGGCGAGCGCTTCGCCCGGTAGCGCGCGATCGGGAGGGGGAACGCATGGCCGAAACGACCCGTCGGGTCGACCCGGAGCGCAAGCAGCGCATCATCGACGCATGCCTCGACGTGATCGCCGAGCGCGGCGTGACCGGCACCTCGCACCGCGTGGTCGCCGCGGCCGCGCATGTGCCGCTCGGGTCGATGACCTACTATTTCGACGGCATGGCCGATCTGCTGCATCAGGCATTCGAGCAGTTCGCGCAGCAGGCCATCGACCAGTTCGGCCGGCGCATCGACGGCGCCTCGACCGCATCACAGGCGTGCGAGGCGATCGCCGTGCACATCGAAGGCGATCTGCTGCGCACGCAGCGTGATCTCAACCTCAATCTTGAGCTGTACACGCTGGCCGCGCGCGATCCCGCCTACCGCGATATCGGCGAGCGGTGGATGGCCGCCAGCCGCACCCAGTACGAGCGGTTCTTCGACCATGAGACCGCGGTGCTGCTCGACGCGATGGTCGAAGGCCTCACCCTGCACCGCGCGCTCGGCAACGTGGCGCGCGATCCGGCGATCATCCGCGAGGGCATCCGCCGCATCGTCGCGCGCGAAGCCGTCTGATATCCGGCTCCCCTCAGGGAAGCTGAGCCGCGAAACAGACAGGTAGACGACTGGCATTCCGTCTGGCTCCCCTCTCTGAGGGGGAGCCAGACAGGAGATTCAGCGCAGCGCTTCCAGGCCGGCGGTGAGGCGGCGCAGACCCTCGCGCATGCGGGCGCGCTGGGTGGCGACGTTGATGCGGATGAAATCACGGCCGTCGCCGCCGAACTGCGCGCCGGGGGAGAAGAACACGCGGTGTTCGCGCCGCAGATAGTCGCACAGCCCGTCCGTATCGGCGAATGAGACGGAATCCGCGGTGTCGCGGGCGATATCCGGGTCGGCGAGCGACAGCGCGGCGTCGAAGGGGTCGACGTCCGGCTCGCCGGCTTCCGCGCCGGCCTGCGCCTTGCCGCCACGCGTGAACGCCGAGCAGTCGAGCCACATCAGATACGTGGCATGGCCCTCGAGCAGCCTGACCTGGCGGTTGAGCGGCGCCGAGGCGTTGTAGGCGTCGATCATGGCATGTGCCTCGCGCTTGTTGTCGGCCAGATAGGCGCGCAGGGCGTCGAGCCACTCGCCGCCGCGCCCGAACGCGGCGATCGCCGCATCCACCGCGAAGGCGTTCGGTTCGGCGACCTCGTCGGTGTTGAGCCCGCGCCACACCTTGTGCCGTAGCACCGGATCGGGCGCCATGACGGCTGCCGTGTGCAACCCGGCGATATTGAAGGTCTTGGTCGGCGCGAGGCAGGTCACCGAATTCATCGCGCAATGCTCGCCGGCCGAGGCGAACGGCACATACCCGTATCCCGGGTCGGTCAGATCGCAGTGGATCTCGTCGCTGATCACCGTGACGTGGTGCTTCCAGCACAGCTCGCCCAGCCGCGCCAGCGTCGCGCGGTCCCAGATCATGCCGGTCGGGTTGTGCGGGTTGCACAGGATCATCAGCGTGGTCTGCGGGTCGGCCAGCTTGGACTCCAGATCGTTCCAGTCGACCGAGTAATGGCCGCGGCCGTCGTAGGCCAGGGGCGCCTCGAGCGCGCGGCGGCCGTTGTTGAGGATCGAATTGAAGAAGATATTGTACACCGGCGTCTGGATCAGCACGTTCTCGGCCGGCGTCGTCAGCTTGCGCACCATGCTCGAGATCGCCGGAATCACGCCGGTGGTGAAGATCAGCGATTCCGGGTCGATCGTCAGGCCGTGGCGGTCCTTCCACCAGTCGGCGTAGGCGCGGTTCCATTCCGGCGGCACGATCGAATAGCCGAACACGCCGTGGTCGAGCCGCCGGCGCAGCGCCTCGCGGATCGCCGGCGCGGTGGCGAAGTCCATATCCGCCACCCACATCGGCAGCGCGTCGCCGGCCTCCTCCCACTTGAGGGAGAACGTGCCCGACCGGTCGATCGGTGTATCGAAGTCAAAGCCAGCAGCCATGTCCAGTCCTTTCAAGCGGCTATTCGCGCGGCGTCTCGCCGGTGATGATCGTCGTGGCGCCCGGATCGATCCGGTCCGCCTCGAGCGCGAGTTCGTCGATGCGCTCGGCGCGGATCACCCCGCCCGCGGGGTTGACCACGCCGTCGATGGCGCC encodes the following:
- a CDS encoding MalY/PatB family protein, with amino-acid sequence MAAGFDFDTPIDRSGTFSLKWEEAGDALPMWVADMDFATAPAIREALRRRLDHGVFGYSIVPPEWNRAYADWWKDRHGLTIDPESLIFTTGVIPAISSMVRKLTTPAENVLIQTPVYNIFFNSILNNGRRALEAPLAYDGRGHYSVDWNDLESKLADPQTTLMILCNPHNPTGMIWDRATLARLGELCWKHHVTVISDEIHCDLTDPGYGYVPFASAGEHCAMNSVTCLAPTKTFNIAGLHTAAVMAPDPVLRHKVWRGLNTDEVAEPNAFAVDAAIAAFGRGGEWLDALRAYLADNKREAHAMIDAYNASAPLNRQVRLLEGHATYLMWLDCSAFTRGGKAQAGAEAGEPDVDPFDAALSLADPDIARDTADSVSFADTDGLCDYLRREHRVFFSPGAQFGGDGRDFIRINVATQRARMREGLRRLTAGLEALR
- a CDS encoding TetR/AcrR family transcriptional regulator, whose product is MAETTRRVDPERKQRIIDACLDVIAERGVTGTSHRVVAAAAHVPLGSMTYYFDGMADLLHQAFEQFAQQAIDQFGRRIDGASTASQACEAIAVHIEGDLLRTQRDLNLNLELYTLAARDPAYRDIGERWMAASRTQYERFFDHETAVLLDAMVEGLTLHRALGNVARDPAIIREGIRRIVAREAV